A single window of Nicotiana sylvestris chromosome 3, ASM39365v2, whole genome shotgun sequence DNA harbors:
- the LOC104233713 gene encoding uncharacterized protein yields MGACASRPKDLAKDLAPAPAEEHAVTPKKSEQETPAPQEKKDGEETKEEEPLVDVSEPASEAPKIEEVKNIAEEVKAKEEETAKPAEEVKVEAVKEEPKEQPAEEKKEVEETPKAVVQ; encoded by the exons ATGGGAGCCTGTGCGAGCAGACCTAAGGATTTGGCCAAAGACTTGGCCCCTGCCCCTGCCGAGGAACATGCAGTCACCCCCAAGAAATCCGAGCAGGAAACTCCTGCTCCTCAG GAGAAGAAAGATGGGGAGGAGACTAAGGAGGAGGAGCCTTTGGTAGACGTCTCTGAACCAGCATCAGAGGCTCCCAAGATTGAGGAAGTTAAAAATATCGCCGAGGAGGTGAAGGCAAAGGAGGAGGAGACAGCCAAACCAGCTGAGGAAGTCAAAGTTGAGGCTGTGAAAGAGGAGCCCAAAGAACAGCCAGCAGAGGAGAAGAAGGAGGTAGAAGAGACCCCAAAAGCTGTTGTCCAATAA
- the LOC138888193 gene encoding chitinase-like protein PB1E7.04c, giving the protein MASPNPNPKRIPILDSFPNAPVRHRRGRGGRLRSLGSVRGGSSGSITPSSSFSTISRGFITKKSSSKGFAIRGMIAEVAIALRASSGTSLSLERTQATLSKRKVVEEDSENDEDEDTSLIARPRVRRHIVSEDEAEVTAVRASLTEPVRIPSDDETTTRDTNESIQRLFVSGFESGELGPVLDEVPFSSFVPPLVSSASFPILSVPAPLSISAPLLVSSSLPASSPSTPVIFTSSTAPPSIAPPPSVQHAGEGSSSRSLAMRSVTLEVPANNSLLRKSGGADAWLRPLIGDIEKKKMSSHSCLTLVNDIVHSTLKQKRSLTSKLAVAKASSSQFEKDKERLECCFSEQLSKSSEEIRELKALLDKKEKYVGELVQNLTQVQADLKISSDKVHALKSSHASLEASLDSHLAEHQVQENFDLDSELAKVLETIERTQQSFDFPSPATEAPVAKDPVNDKVVVVAVEVEGVAIPAPEGEISMTQSMKAETFVTLAPLIEPNTSSPTETALVAASSEVATVPVAVSESEINSATSDVSTPSVTS; this is encoded by the exons ATGGCATCTCCGAATCCTAACCCTAAGAGAATCCCAATTCTTGATagcttccccaacgcccctgtaaGACATAGAAGGGGTAGAGGTGGCAGGCTTCGTAGCCTAGGATCCGTTCGTGGTGGTTCCTCTGGTTCCATTACTCCTTCTTCTAGTTTTAGCACTATTTCTAGAGGTTTTATCACTAAGAAAtcctcttctaaag gatttgctattcgaggaatgaTAGCTGAAGTAGCTATTGCCCTTCGAGCCTCTTCTGGTACTTCACTCTCTTTGGAGAGAACTCAAGCTACACTATCAaagaggaaagttgtagaagaGGATTCTGAgaatgatgaagatgaagacaccTCTTTAATAGCTAGACCAAGAGTTAGGAGACACATCGTTTCCGAGGATGAAGCTGAAGTTACCGCTGTCCGTGCctctcttaccgaacctgttcGCATTCCTTCTGATGATGAAACCACTACGAGGGACACCAATGAGTCTATTCAACGCCTCTTTGTTAGTGGTTTTGAAAGTGGAGAACTAGGTCCAGttttagatgaagttcctttttcttcctttgtTCCTCCGTTGGTTTCAAGTGCTTCCTTTCCCATTCTATCTGTTCCTGCTCCATTATCTATTTCTGCTCCCTTGCTTGTCTCTTCTTCCTTACCTGCTTCGAGTCCTTCGACTCctgttattttcacttcttctaccgctcCTCCTTCTATAGCTCCCCCTCCCTCTGTTCAACATGCAGGGGAGGGTTCCAGTAGCAGAAGCTTGGCTATGAGGAGCGTTACACTTGAAGTTCCTGCTAATAACAGTCTTTTAAGGAAGTCTGGTGGAGCAGATGCctggcttaggcctttgattggagatattgagaagaagaagatgagcagtCACAGTTGCTTAACTCTggtgaatgacatagttcattctactttgaag caaaagcgaAGTCTGACTTCTAAGCTAGCAGTTGCCAAAGCTTCATCAAGTCAATTTGAAAAAGACAAGGAGCGCCTTGAATGTTGCttttcagaacaattatcaaagtcaagtgaagaaatcagagaacttaaggcactcttggataagaaagaaaaatatgtAGGAGAATTAGTGCAGAACTTGACTCAAGTTCAAGCTGATTTAAAGATCTCATCTGACAAAGTACATGCCTTAAAaagttctcatgcctcccttgaagcttcccttgattctcatttagctgaacatcaagt tcaagaaaactttgactTAGACTCAGAGTTGGCCAAAGTTTTAGAGACCATTGAAAGAACCCAACAATCATTTGACTTTCCATCTCCGGCAACTGAAGCTCCCGTGGCTAAGGACCCTGTAAATGACAAAGTCGTTGTTGTGGCAGTTGAAGTTGAAGGTGTTGCAATTCCAGCTCCCGAGGGTGAAATTTCTATGACTCAGtctatgaaagctgaaacttTCGTGACTCTTGCTCCCCTCATTGAACCTAACACTTCAAGCCCAACTGAAACCGCTcttgttgctgcttcttcagaagttgccactGTGCCTGTGGCTGtttctgaaagtgaaattaatagtgcaacttctgatgtgtcaaccccttcagtgaccagttaA